The Bombus vancouverensis nearcticus chromosome 7, iyBomVanc1_principal, whole genome shotgun sequence region ATGCTAATAATCATTACAAAGCTCTCACAAGTACGATTAAAACTTCAACAAACAACTGGTTTTAGTAATTATTATACCCATATCATCACTTGCAGGACTAGCTGGTCTTTCTGCTCCCCTTACTTCTCTAGTGATTTCTTCATCTTgattaattaatcttaaacctGCTACTCCTTTTTTTGGTACATTATATAAatcacgtttaatttttcttcgtctAGAAGGATCATTTCTACGTAATTGGAGCATTGAACCAAAATCAGCAATATAAAGAAATCCTGCGATCAATAATTCACAATTCCGTTTGCCTTGTTTATATGCAGTTTCTAATTCATGACTTGTACGTTGATCATATTGCCACCAACCTGTAACAACGTAATTCAAAATTACACAAGTTATGTTGTCCATAGAATCAAAATCAGAGTTAGAGTCAGAGTCAGGGTGAGTGTGAGAATCAGAATCAGAATCAGAGTCAGAGTCAGAGTCAGAGTCAGAGTCAGAATCGGAGTCAGTATCGGAATCAGTATCGGAATCAGAATcagaatcggaatccgaatcggaatcggaatccgaatccgaatccgaatccgaatccgaatcggaatcggaatcggaatccgaatccgaatccgaatccgaatcggaatcggaatcggaatccgaatccgaatcggaatcggaatccgaatccgaatccgaatccgaatcggaatcggaatccgaatccgaatccgaatccgaatccgaatccgaatccgaatcggaatcggaatccgaatcggaatcggaatcagaatcggaatcggaatcggaattggaatcggaatcggaatcggaatcggagtCAGAGTCAGAATTGGAGTCAGTATCGGAATCGGAATcagaatcggaatcggaatcggaatcggaatcggaatcggaatcggaatcggaatcaaAATCATAATCATAATCATAATCATAATCATAATCATAATCATAATCATAATCAGAATGATTACATAAACGAATGTTGTGTTTCAGCTGGGGAatttacaaagaaaaataacttgTATTCTGGAATACAGaagttttattacaaatatacaTGGAAACTAAATTGTAATCcttttataacaaaataatgaaaatcCTTATACTTTTTACATCATACAATATTTTACATGAAAATTTATAACAGGTATATTGTGCATAATACTATAGATAGTTCTATGAATGGTTATATAAGGTATAAATACAATCAAAAACATTTTATgccaataatatttaaaaagatataaaagatgcaattacaatttattttattcctgAAACACCCTTGCAAGGTGCATCTTTTCTATCACGCTTAATATTACGTTTATAATATGGTTGATATTTTCTGTACTGACAATTGTTTTTAAAGTCAATTATATAAAGCATGCcacaaattaaaatttcacattgGGTGCTACCTAGGTTGTAAATAGCTTCCAAATCCTGGCTAGTCCTTGAATCATATTTCCACCAACCTATGAAGGGGTATGATATAAACTCCTCTATACTTCATCACATGTTTTTAACAAATAATGAAGTTATTTACTTTTTACCTTTAATGTTCTAGTAACAttgattttatttgtaatttgaaGTATATTATCTTAATAATTTACTTCTTTAACTCATGTTTTTATATCTTTGTGCATAACATCTatgacatacatatatgtatatttgtgtagatatatttatatttaataaattatatttataagaattatcTTATCTGTagctaaaaaataaaataaatttgtgtAATAAAAGATACTGTACCATTTCTACCTTCGTAAAACCATTGGTATTCTTCTTCAAAATGTTCTGATTCCTTCCGTGCTTCATCTACTTCTACCAGTTGTGGTCTATTAAGAAAATCAGGAGGAATTTCTTGACGACACATGGGACATCTTTTGCTTTGATTCGCAACACCTTTGACACAGAGGTAACAATATATATGATTGCAAGGTAATCTTGCAGGATATATACATGGTTGAAGGCAGACTGCACATTCTAGGACTGTTGTTGAACCTAAAAAAATTCATTTGTAAATaatgttataataataaaaacactTGTTTGAGTAATATATGTGACATTTTCCAATTACGTATAACCGAAATATAATTACTTTAAATcgaacgaaatatttttaatgtattattatgaaattaatcAATAATAGCTTATACATGTTAACAGAAGTGATAATGGGTTCAATACTTTCGAAACTATTTCAAGTCTATACCTTCTTTTTCGTCAGCTTCCTTCTCTTTATCGTTAAGTGTGCTACTTGTTTCTTCCTGTGAGTGAAGTTTCGCTTGAGCCATAATTGCAAACAAATCTAATTCTtcattaaaagaaatgaaaaacctTGTGGATAGTAACACACATCATGTCAACGTTAAAAGAATTAACAGATAACGAGTCTACCTTAAGCCATCTTTGTTGTTTATGACAGGTCAGTGGTTCTGAATTATAAAAACAAGTGAATGAATGTTTGAGAACCCCTTACATCCACTGCTTACTTCGCATTACGAAATTCATACACACGTAGATTGTGCATTGTTGTAGCACATAaggattaatttaaatattaaactttTAGTATTTAAAAAGTAGCAAGACAAATCAACAAAAGCTTATATATAGCAAACTTCTattttttattgagatataGTCATTATAGGTGAATGTTTACTTTTATCTTATTTGTACATATCagcttgtatatatatatatatatatacattatattcgaaacaatttgtgtattataaatatttttcaaacatttattgattattatttaaatttgctACACTGATGTTTCATATGCCTGTTTATGTCACGTGAGAGAAGGTCTGATAAAATTATTTGCCATTTCTAATCTATATCTCAATTTTGAAATTATCGAACATATAATTGTGTAATTTATGATGTAATTGTAACTATATTTGATGAAGTTGTAGGAGTGCTACTTCCTCTCTGATTTTGATAATTTTTGAATATGTTCAAAAGTGcaacattttgaacaacttgttcctatacatataactggcGGTTAGCTTCAGTTTCTAAGATAGTTCAAAAAAATTTCCACTTCAGTGTATTTTCGTCTATAGTTGTGCGTTTTGGTGACAACGTATACGTCAGAAGAATggttttaaatttcttaatttattttttaagtatCATTTGTTATGTTTAgtaaactttttaattcatgtTTAATTATTGGTAAATGTACAGATCAAACCTAACCTTTCCGATATTGATGACTTTTTAATATGTGATGAAGGTAAACAAAAAACTATCGGTATCATACAGTACCTGTACTTgtacatgtataaatatatctatattggtagaaaaaatattgattttttttaaaacaaatctatttgtatttattattgtttctaGCTGACATATAAGTAATGAATGTGGtaaataaggaacaatattgaTCATGCTGTAATATACAGCATGCAAATAAGTATATTTGATTTTATTGAATGACGGATTTAAAATAACAATTATGTGTCTAAAACCAATctcaatataaatatacatctATATACAAAACGTATGGCTTAggtcttaaataaaattattgtacaatataCAATTTCAAGTTTGTGTGTTAGACGCCATAAAATACTGTTAATTATTATTCAAGGAATAGTTATATACTATATCTAgtagattaattaatttatatataaatcattACCAAGCTTGATTTTACGGAACATTTGGCAGTTTCTTAGTTCTCGTAAACCATAAgggtacaaaatataataaccCTATTACCTCATTTTTAAAATTATGTacattattatcaatttattttcgGGAAAATTAAATGtctttataaaaatacatagaaaTAAAAGCTCGATTCGTACTGCAGTATTTGATGTAATCTGATAAAAAGTACCCAATACTACACCGGTCAGTATCACAGCTACTCTCTGCTCTTTTAGCTTCAATGCAAATGTTAAATAGTCCTACGCATGGGCAATTACTCATTCGGTATACATGTAGTTGCGGTATCCGGGAGAAGGGAAAAACAGAACAATTTGTGACGTTATATAATGTTGTACAACGTGTTGGCTACAGCGACGTAGGAAACTTAAGTTTCTGCAACGTACTGTAACCGAACGCAAAATAGTCTGCGCACGGCAAGAGTTAGATTTTCATATTACTCATTGATACATACCACCAATGAGCAGAGGAAATCTTTTGGTCCAACACATATATTCTCCTTGATAAATCACTGCTAATTCATCTGGAGATCATACGTCATTTTAATCGATTGCACGAACTTATTCGTGCGTGTTTAGGAATCACAATCACCTTTTAATAATACCTGTAAATTTAGATTctacttttatatttaattgtGTCGTTTCTTCATCAATTTCTCGCGACACCGCATATCATGATATTTGGCAGCGCTCCACGACGTTTACGCCATGCACCAAGAGATTGTGCGTGTGTTTGTAACGTCCTACACCACCTCTTTGTTCTGGCGCCATCTTCGGCCtgcaatataatatttgttgtaAATGAAACAACGATTATtgagaaaatataatatataaaaattctatctttatcttttataaataataaaatacaatagcGAAACTCGATTTCATTAAATATGTTAGTTTTACAGAcattagaataaaaattatgtaaatttttGTAATGTAAAACATAATGtaaattacattataatatcgcatcgtattttatgtaataaaagTATTACCTTAAATATAAAAGTTTCCTTTGATGATAATTCTTGAATTTCGAAATAATCTTCAAGGTCTGTTTCACAACATACTATACACTTATCCAGATACAACGGTtcctaaaataaatgaaatttcacataATAAGAAAGAGCTCAATTGCGTACATCTGATTTAAAGTCGTGAAAATAACTTACGCGCAATAATGAATAACGTCCAAGTTTTTCTTTAACTAGCAATAACGTAGCTTCCTTGATACCAATGTGTCTTGGAAAGAGAGAATCGTCGTTAAATTCAAGGTCCTCTGCATTTGGCTgtagaaaaatttgtataatgTGTGAACAAGCGtcaattataaatatagaatatcgttaaatataattgtaaacGGCATGATTTATACCTTGCCATTAGTAACCAACATGGCAGTTACAGGAGCAAGCTTGACAGTACGCCCACGTCTCCAATTGTTATCTGTTGGCTGAGCAACTAAAAGACGTCCTTCTAATACGAATTTTGCTTCTTCATGAGCCCATTCTAATACTTCTACGGCcatctattatttatttgttgtattaatttacatttaactcaaatatatttaaagttaattataCAGTTAAATAATGCAttcgtatattttaaaataaatcatttcTACATTACCTTCCTTAATTTTATATTCACCATATCCTGTTCACCAATAGGTCGTCTACCATTCTGAATAATTGAAATTCTTCTCCAAAGCTTTGTCGAAGTTACATCCTTTGCTTCCtgttattacattattaaattTGTCCATTGTGcatgtaatatttacatatttacattaaaatattgatattaattttattcgaaatttatAATACAGATTAATAATATACTTACAGCATTCATATGTTCCAAATGTAACTCTATGGTAGCCTGAGCTTGTTTTAGACTTTCTTTTGCTTCTTGTATATCTGGTCGTACAGAAGGTGTAGCTTTCAGTAATCGAGCCAACAGGAGAGGATATTTTGTTACTCTTTGAACGGGAACCTAGaagaaaagaattattttttatataaagtcTTGCATTTGAAAAGATGTCATAACTCCGCTTTTCCCTTACCATTAGGAAGGAATTCAAATTCATTCTACGTAAAACAGTGTTTTCCATTTGTGAAACCTTTAGAAAAATTCGCAGTagttctttttccttctctaaattctgtaataataagCTTGCGCTTCCTTGACGGGTACAATAGCTTTCAAATGCATGTAACATCCGCTCAGATTCCAGGAAGATTTTTCCTACATCTACTGTTAGAAGATCTTCATCCCCGGATTCCTataaattatttagaaattattatCCTTATTTGTATACAACCTTATTTCTTAAAATCAATCAGAATGTTAGATTAAAACGTTCATCCatcgataataaaatgaaaaatctatTTGATACGCTTCTATTCAAATgtgcattatttttatttataaaattatatgttgCAGAGATATCACAGgggaaatttaaattaaattactttaaaaaattattttcaacttTATTCGGTATACAGTATGGTCACAATAATGTGTAATACATGTAACAAGAGTTGATGAACGTACAAGTAATAGAAATGGTATTGAAGGGCTATCTATTTACCTGAGCAAATTCCACGGcatcttttaatttttctgcGAGTACAAGGTTGTGTTCGAGAAGTTCTTCTACGTTGAGGAAAATCGCTGCAAGCTGCTCGGACGTGAGAAGCCCAGCCCTTAGCATAGGTCTGTGAAATTCTTCGA contains the following coding sequences:
- the LOC117155966 gene encoding E3 ubiquitin-protein ligase RNF146-like isoform X2 translates to MAQAKLHSQEETSSTLNDKEKEADEKEGSTTVLECAVCLQPCIYPARLPCNHIYCYLCVKGVANQSKRCPMCRQEIPPDFLNRPQLVEVDEARKESEHFEEEYQWFYEGRNGWWQYDQRTSHELETAYKQGKRNCELLIAGFLYIADFGSMLQLRRNDPSRRRKIKRDLYNVPKKGVAGLRLINQDEEITREVRGAERPASPASDDMGTGDGTNTPVPPSNTPQTPAGGTASGDATPLNDRMEQRDSLHQWACVAVQLGLVTGGIDCQNC
- the LOC117155966 gene encoding E3 ubiquitin-protein ligase RNF146-like isoform X1, whose product is MAQAKLHSQEETSSTLNDKEKEADEKEGSTTVLECAVCLQPCIYPARLPCNHIYCYLCVKGVANQSKRCPMCRQEIPPDFLNRPQLVEVDEARKESEHFEEEYQWFYEGRNGWWQYDQRTSHELETAYKQGKRNCELLIAGFLYIADFGSMLQLRRNDPSRRRKIKRDLYNVPKKGVAGLRLINQDEEITREVRGAERPASPASDDMGTGDGTNTPVPPSNTPQTPAGGTASGDATPLNDRMEQRDSLHQVLEQMRSLVLREHLSSDTDDELEEDEGSESPSTHPTL